The following are encoded together in the Ictalurus punctatus breed USDA103 chromosome 1, Coco_2.0, whole genome shotgun sequence genome:
- the ndufa3 gene encoding NADH dehydrogenase [ubiquinone] 1 alpha subcomplex subunit 3: MAGIGKFLRNAWNKEPVITAACGLGVAALILPLVSPYTKYTAMLNKATPYNYPVPVRDDGNMPDVPAHPCDPQGRNLDWLKNM; this comes from the exons ATGGCGGGTA TCGGAAAGTTCCTGAGAAACGCCTGGAATAAGGAGCCCGTGATCACAGCAGCCTGTGGCCTCGGCGTCGCCG CTCTGATTCTGCCGTTGGTGAGCCCGTACACCAAATACACGGCCATGTTGAACAAAGCCACGCCGTACAACTACCCAG TTCCTGTGCGAGACGATGGAAACATGCCTGACGTCCCCGCTCACCCGTGTGACCCGCAGGGCAGGAACCTGGATTGGCTGAAAAACAtgtga
- the mrpl51 gene encoding 39S ribosomal protein L51, mitochondrial (The RefSeq protein has 1 substitution compared to this genomic sequence), whose amino-acid sequence MSVLGSLLNTGVSLWRSSLQLCTTYLHTGACLRVRMHAIPPLKQVDRWTEKRSMYGVYDNIGILGDFKAHPKELIRGPVWVRGFRGNEYQRLARKKKMVGDRMMTEDKLVLEKRLRFLYRRFNRYGKHR is encoded by the exons ATGTCCGTCTTGGGGAGTTTGTTGAATACCGGAGTGTCACTGTGGAGAAGCTCACTGCAGCTCTGCaccacacacctccacacag gagcgTGTTTGCGTGTGCGGATGCACGCCATCCCGCCCCTGAAGCAGGTGGACCGGTGGACGGAGAAGAGGAGCATGTACGGTGTATACGATAACATCGGCATTCTGG GCGATTTTAAAGCCCACCCTAAAGAGCTGATCagagggccggtgtgggtgcgcGGTTTCCGTGGTAATGAGTACCAGCGGCTGGCGCGCAAGAAGAAGATGGTGGGAGATCGCATGATGACAGAGGATAAGCTGGTGCTGGAGAAGAGACTGCGCTTCCTTTATCGCCGCTTCAACCGCTACGGCAAACACAGATAG
- the tfpt gene encoding TCF3 fusion partner gives MMEDFSGLALPPLFGGHILEAELEAAGVELASGATEILESGGPPQDEQKDTRDVDKRKYQALSKRVKELEQVNERTLARLHHVQRLTRRLKKERRFLMKTLDAYRDDYRNAEITIPLDDEGGANLDGAPGEDDGSSPSATNQSSCGVKKKRHRVPKERERDSQAESELCMMSETTFPSPNSLSH, from the exons ATGATGGAGGATTTCTCAGGCCTGGCTTTGCCTCCTCTCTTTGGTGGTCACATCCTGGAAGCCGAACTGGAGGCTGCGGGCGTCGAGCTGGCTTCAGGAGCCACCGAGATCCTGGAGAGCGGAGGACCTCCTCAGGATGAACAGAAGGACACGAGGGACGTGGACAAGAGGAAATATCAGGCTCTGAGCAAAAGGGTCAAGGAGCTTGAACAA GTGAACGAGAGGACGCTGGCTCGCCTTCACCACGTCCAGAGACTCACACGCAGactgaagaaagagagaag gttcCTCATGAAGACTCTGGATGCGTACAGAGACGATTACAGAAATGCCGAGATCACAATACCGCTAGAT GATGAGGGTGGAGCCAATTTAGACGGTGCCCCAGGAGAGGACGATGGCTCCTCCCCCTCCGCCACTAACCAATCATCATGCGGAGTGAAGAAAAAGCGGCATCGGGTTCcaaaggagcgagagagagactctcAA GCCGAGTCGGAGCTGTGCATGATGTCCGAGACAACGTTCCCGAGCCCGAACTCCCTCTCGCACTGA